One genomic window of Hydra vulgaris chromosome 03, alternate assembly HydraT2T_AEP includes the following:
- the LOC136077644 gene encoding uncharacterized protein LOC136077644: MSILCLKYFKKKHLVAKNMSEQVVVVENVCKVNDVKCGPYRRFNEKRLIKIQDLTLDVKAHFVKIKVLKVHHETEWTKKSLIENRGCISLSDNDYICPYHRFNFGIGWVPPRRCCHPMHELSVGKKSPSVRSVSINMSTNVSKYYNENVPVGSVFCHNHLKSERILIQTKTSTATNEELVEDTTDFDFFFNFILPYNTIYNEKNRLHIL; the protein is encoded by the exons ATGAGCATTTTATGCttaaagtactttaaaaaaaaacacttagtTGCAAAAAATATGTCAGAGCAAGTGGTTGTTGTTGAAAATGTTTGCAAAGTTAATGATGTCAAGTGTGGACCATATCGTCGTTTCAATGAAAAAAGGTTAATCAAGATACAAGATCTGACTTTGGATGTCAAAGCAcactttgtaaaaattaaa gttttaaagGTGCACCACGAGACAGAATGGACAAAAAAGTCTCTTATAGAAAACCGAGGGTGTATATCACTTTCTGATAACGACTATATATGTCCTTACCATAGATTTAACTTTG gTATTGGCTGGGTTCCTCCAAGAAGATGCTGTCATCCAATGCATGAACTAAGTGTTGGTAAAAAATCACCATCTGTAAGAAGTGTTTCAATAAATATGTcaacaaatgtttcaaaatattacAACGAAAATGTTCCTGTAGGTTCTGTATTTTGTCACAATCACCTTAAGTCGGAGCGCATTCTTATTCAAACTAAAACAAGTACTGCCACTAACGAAGAGTTAGTTGAGGACACaactgattttgattttttttttaattttattttgccgtataatactatttacaatgagaaaaatcgtttacatatattataa